The region ATCCGCGCAGCATGTCACTGGCTGCGAAAGCCGGTTGCCCCGTCATCCTGATGCATGCGCCCGGCGATGGCGAAGACCTGCACAGCAAGGGCAATTATGAAAACGTTGCTTTCGATGTGTTCGACGTGTTGAAAGAACGGCGCGATGCCGCGGTGGCGGCGGGCATATCGCGCGCGAATATCGTGCTGGATCCCGGCATCGGTTTCGGCAAGTCGCTACCGGACAATCTGGCGATCATCAACGCGCTGCCGATGTATCACGCGCTTGGACAGCCCTTGTTGCTGGGTGCTAGCCGCAAGCGCATGATCGGCGCCCTGTCGAATGAGGCAGACTCGCATAAGCGGCTTGGTGGCTCGCTCGCGCTGGCCGTCGCAGGCATGAATGCCGGCGTGCAATTGCTGCGTGTGCATGATGTGGCCGAGACGGTGCAGGCGCGCAATGTGTGGCGCGGCCTGCGCGATGCGGCGCTGACCGATTTCGCGGAACTTCCAGATAGCTGATGCAGTTTCTTGAATCGGTCACGGTTCGCGGGCAAGAAGTCGGCAACAATTGAAAGTGTAGGATACCTCTGATGCGCAAACCCTCCCTTGCTCTCGCCGCTGTTACGATGCTTGCAGCTCCATTGGCCGCTGACCAAGGTGTTGAGCTGACGCCAGAGGATTTGCTCGCGCCATACTACGCGAAGCTGAGCCAAGAGGTGGAGCTGCCGGTTGCGCCCGCCAATGTCTCGCTCGCGCATGAGCACACGCTGACTCGGATCGCCTTCGGCAGCTGTAACCACCAGTTGCGTAGCCAACACATGTGGGGCCAGATTGCAGCGACCGACCCTGACCTTTTCCTGTTCATCGGCGACAACAATTACGGTGATCAGATGTGGGATGGTGACGCAGCACTGACGACATTGCGCGAAGCCTATGGCGTTATGGCTGAAACACCCGAGCTGGCTGCCTTCCGCGCGCAGGTGCCGATGATGATCACTTGGGACGATCACGATTATGGTTTCAACGACGGCGGAGCGAGCTTCGCCTATCGTGGATGGTCGGAGACGATCTTCGAGACATTCTGGGGTTCGTCTGATGAAGTAAAGTCGCGGCCCGGCATCTACGAAAGCCGGATGTTCGGCGAAGATGGCAAGGTCACGCAGATCATCACGCTCGACACGCGCTTCTTCCGCTCCGATCTGGAGGCCATGCCCTATCAAAACGAGCGCCCGCCTTTGGGCCCCTATCAGCCGAGCAGTGATCCATCCAAGACCATGCTAGGCGATGCGCAGTGGCAATGGCTTGAGCAGGAACTGGCGAAACCGGCTGATCTGCGGATTGTGGTTTCCTCGATTCAGGTTCTGACGGACGCGCATGATTACGAGGCTTGGGAGAATCTGCCGCTGGAGCGTGAGAAGCTCTATGCCATGCTGGCGGCACGCGAAGACAGCGGTTTGGTGTTGCTGTCTGGCGATCGCCATGCGGGTGGGATCTACACTGATACGCCGCAGGCCGCTGGTGAGCAGTTTTGGGAACTGACCAGCTCTTCTATGAATTACTCCTTCTCTTCGACAGAGCGGAACACCGCGCGCGAGCCCGATCCCAAGCGTCTGACTGACTTCATATCGGAAGAGAATTTCGGACTGGTCGAAATCGATTGGGAGGCGAAGACATTCACCATGGACATGCGCGGCAGCCAGGGTGAAACGCGGGTTTCACGTACGGTCGAGTGGTGATCGGTTAGCCTGGAGAAGCGGCGCTGCCTGCCAGCAAGCCGCCATGCAGTGTCAACTCGCTGCCGGTCATATAACCGCTTTCATCGCTGGCGAGAAAAACGCAGAGCTGAGCGACTTCTTCGATCGTCCCAAAACGTTTCAATGGCGTATCAGCG is a window of Altererythrobacter rubellus DNA encoding:
- a CDS encoding alkaline phosphatase D family protein; protein product: MRKPSLALAAVTMLAAPLAADQGVELTPEDLLAPYYAKLSQEVELPVAPANVSLAHEHTLTRIAFGSCNHQLRSQHMWGQIAATDPDLFLFIGDNNYGDQMWDGDAALTTLREAYGVMAETPELAAFRAQVPMMITWDDHDYGFNDGGASFAYRGWSETIFETFWGSSDEVKSRPGIYESRMFGEDGKVTQIITLDTRFFRSDLEAMPYQNERPPLGPYQPSSDPSKTMLGDAQWQWLEQELAKPADLRIVVSSIQVLTDAHDYEAWENLPLEREKLYAMLAAREDSGLVLLSGDRHAGGIYTDTPQAAGEQFWELTSSSMNYSFSSTERNTAREPDPKRLTDFISEENFGLVEIDWEAKTFTMDMRGSQGETRVSRTVEW